The genomic region ACAAGAAGGCGGAAGAACATCTCCGGCAGGCTCAGAAGATGGAGGCGATCGGCACATTTGCCGGGGGCATCGCCCATGATTTTAATAACATTCTCGCCGCAATCCTGGGTTTTACGGAGATGGCGGCAGAAGATTCTTCCGACCGCCCGGAGGTACAAAGAAGCCTTCAGCATGTTCTCAGATCTACACTGAGAGCGAGAGAGCTCGTAAAGCAGATCCTCTCTTTCAGTCGAAAAGCCGAACACGAAAGGAGCCATATGTCAGTCTCTCCCGTGGTCAAAGAGACGCTGAGGCTTCTGAGGGCATTTATTCCGACCAGCATCAAGATCATTCCGAACATCAGGGTCACCTCCGACACGGTGCTTGCCTCCCCGGTGGAGGTGCAGCAGATACTTATGAACCTCGGCGCCAACGCGGCCCTCGCCATGGAGAAGAGCGGAGATATACTGGAGATTGGCCTGTCCGAGACTGTATTCCGGCCGGACTGCCCGGACATGCCGCAGGACCTGGTCCCGGGAGAGTATCTCGAATTGAGCGTGAGAGACGAGGGGAGTGGCATGAGCCCCAATGTGAGGGAAAGGGTTTTCGAGCCCTTCTTCACCACGAGGGAGGCGGGCAAAGGCACAGGCATGGGCCTGTCCGTAGTATACGGGATTGTGAAGGGACTCAATGGCGCGATCACCATTGAAAGCGAGCTTGGGGTCGGTTCGACATTCCGGGTATTCCTCCCTAAGATTAAGGCCGAAATCAAGGATGAAGGCGTGGTCGCGGACGGAATCCTAAGGGGAAAAGAAAGAATCCTCTTTGTCGACGATGAAGAGATGCTCGTGGAGTGGGGTAAGGCATTGCTCGAAAGACTCGGCTACACGGTAGCCGCCGCGACTGACAGCAGGGAGGCCCTTAAGACCTTTGCCTCCATTCCATTCCAAATCGATCTCGTCATCACCGATCACACTATGCCGGGAATGACCGGTATAGAGCTATCCAAAATGCTCCTGGAGGTAAGGCCGGACATCCCCATTATCCTCTGCACCGGCCACAATAACGGGAGTTCCCCGGATATCGCAAGGGAGACGGGTATCAAAGAATACCTCCTGAAGCCCCTTTCGAGACAGGAACTGGCGCAGGCGGTCCGGCGCGTTCTGGATGGAAACAAAGGCTGATGGTTGAGAAGGGGGGTCAAAATTTGACCCCCCTTCCTAATTCGTCCGCACCCAGCCTTTCTTCGCGAGACAACGACCTGTCTCCTCCCCGAGGGTCGCCGGTCAGGTGCCGGGAATACCCTTTGCGGCAAGCATCTTCCTCGCCGTGGCCTCGCATGTCTGTCTGTCCTTCTCGAACGCGTCCCCACCCTTGGCGGGGTGCCTGTACGTGGCTGCGCAGCCTCCAGATAAAACCAGAAGAAGGATTAAGAGTATTGTCGGTTTCATCCCACCCGCCGATCTAGTGGATCTTTATGGGAAACACGAGGTTGATGCCCGCGGATGGAGGAGGCACGTAGACGACAGGCGGTGGAGCGTAGACAACGGGTGGTGGAGGGTAATAGACCGCGCCCGGGCGGTAATACCCGTGTCCGTGGGGATAACGCCCGTAATGGTGCCCGTGGCTATAACCTTTCTGGTACGGCCCATGCCCACCACCGTGGGAACCTTTGCTCAGTACCGGCGTGGTGGACATAATTAAGGCTACAAAGCCAAATATGAGTGCTGCCGCAATTTTGCCCATTGCCGAACACCGTCCGGCGCGCCCGTTCATGATCTTCATCTCATCCTCCTGTATCCTGTAAGCGTTTTCAAAGAATAGAGTGGCTCACGCTGTTCCATGCTCCGTCATTTCTTCTTTGCCTTCGGTTGACCGGGAGCCTTGAACAGATTGTCGGCACTCTTCTTCTGCTCTTCAGCCAGACTCGCGTAGAGGGCTTCGAAGACGGAGATGAACTTCTTGAGACCCGCCGCCTGTGCGTCGGTGACTTCACTGTACGATTTGAGGTCTTCCACCGCATTCATGGTCTTTAACTTCTCGACCCTCGCTTTCATGAGGGTGTCCATGGTTTTCGCGTTCTCCCGCATCACCTGGGAGACCTTGCTCCACAGCCCTTCCTGCGCTTCCGTGATTTTCAGCTTGGAATGGAGGTCTTTGATCGCTGCCTCCGCCCGGTCGACTTCGGAGAGCTTCGCTGCCTCCCCGGCGGGGTTCTTGGCGGCCGAGATCGAAGGGCTTGCGATCAGAAGTGCGGCGGCGATACAAAACACCGCTGCCGCATAACAAATTATAGGGGAATGGGTAACGGGAAAAGCAATACGTTTCATGGTCCGGCTCCTTGTTATTTTCGTCTGTGCCGCCCGAAATCGAGGGGGCGGCGCTATCTCAACTCCACGGGACGGTGGTTCGCCATTCGGCAGATAAGATCTCTCTCCCTCCTGCTTAAAAGCAACTTTGATGCCAGGAGTAAAGATAAGGCAGGGATTCGCGGTCCCTGAAGCATCGGGGAGCGGTAAAGTGCGCCATGGGTGCCTATCTCTTTGATTCTTAAGGGTTTTAGTGCCGAGATATGCTCGCGGCAAGGCAAAAGCGCAGCCCCGGTGATAGTCTATTCTCCCCGACAGTTGCGGGTGGTGAAGGACTTTCCCTACATCGGCACAGGCGATGCCTGTATGTTATTTCCTTCAATGCAGATTGGGACGCTGAATTTTCTCGCCCTGCTCTCTATGCCGCGCCCGTCACGGTCGGAAGATATGCTCATGCACGAAAGAATCGATGAAACCTCAAAACCTCTCATTCCCGGGGAGGGAAAGGTGTGGAGGAACACGGGTCGTGTGTATGGTTTTTCCTACACACAACGCCCGCTCGTCGCTATGGGGAGGTTCCCGGTCCGGGGGAACAGTTATTTTCGTCGGGTCGTGCCGGCGGCGGGCGGGGCGTTGGGCGTGAGGCAGACTTTCCCCGACGGACTCCGCGACGCTACGGGCAGGGCTCATGGCGCCCTCCGCCCCTGTTCGGGCTTGTAAGTTGAGGAATGCCTGTCTTCAAAGGCACTTGCCGGTCCTGAGGACTGCCCGTTGCGACGGGACTGGACCTCCTTTCCCGCCCATCATAACCTGTGCGACGGGACACCGGATTATCCGAACCGGCTTACCCGGCCGGGATCCAAATCGCCCGGGACAGTCCGGATCGAACTGCAGCGACCGTCCGGCATCATAAATGCAATGTCTTCACCGGAAGGTTTTGCGCCCCAATGACGGAAATGACCGTTAAAACAGTCCGGGACCGTTTCGGAAACAAGCCGATCAGTAAAGCGCACATTCATCGCGGCAGGAGCATCGGGAGGCGCCGTGCAATAACACCCGGGAGCAGGCGCACGGGCGCATGGAAAGGTGAAGCACGGCTCGATCGCGGAAGCGGAATAAACGTAGAGACACTGAATGACCGACCGGATTCATTCCGGCGGGCAGCGAGAGGGAGAGGTAATAAAGATGGAGCAGAAGCCGGAGGAAGGCTCAACCAAAAACTTGCTGATCTCCGGCAATGATGAGCCAAAGAGACCACCACCCATATGTCCACAATGTGGGACCTGGAACCCTCCCGGCGCCGAATTCTGCAAGAAAGACGGGGTCAAGCTGCCGGAACGGGGGAGGCACGCGAAGGTCTCCCATTCTTCTCAGCCCCACCCTCAACCGGCGAAGAACGCAATCAGTACGGCAAGACCGGGGTCAAGGGCAGACGGGATCATTACGCCGCGTGTATATGAGCCGCCGGGAGGCACGGAAAACCTTACAGACCCGATGGATATTGAGAAAGACCGGGCAAAAGACGGCAAAGAATATACCGCGCAAGGGAAAGCGGCGAACTCCCAAGTCCCGAAGAGCCGCCGGTTCCTCATTGCCGTCTGTATTCTCCTCGTTGCCGTCGCGGGCGGCGGTTTTTACTGGTACCTGTTCGTCAGGGAGCGCGCCGCGATGCAGCATAACCTTGAGAGGAGGACATATTTCGACAATGAAATCGCCACGACCGCTCCGCCCCCCGGCCCATCGCAACAGATGACGCCCTCCGCCACGCAACCCGTCAGTCCGCCGGACGTTTCCCTGGGGCCCGAAACAGGGAACACCATGGGTCCCGGGAAGGCAATTGACAGAGAGATGAAATCCGAAGGCGCCCCGGCCGTTTCACGGAAGGCACGCAGGAGCAGGGAGCGTAGAACGGGCGAAGGGGTCAGGGACGAAGCCGTAAAGAAGCGGGCTTTCACGGCAGCACCGGCCTATAGCCGGCCAAAAAACACGGGTAACGACATACAGGCAAGACCGAAAGAACAGGCGCCCGACAGGGCGAAGATCGAAAGGGATATCAATCGGTTGCTGCGCGACTCGGGAGTCGGCGGCATAACCGCGGAGGTAAGTGAAAGCATGACCGCAACCCTCAAGGGAAAGGTGCTGCGGAACGAAGACAGGCGCAAGGCCCTTTCGGTGGCAAAAGGCTTCAATGAAGTGAAGAGCGTCAAAGACGTGATCTTTGTCATCGGGCCGTGACAGAGCGGGGCAAAGGGGGCTGATTGAAGACAAAACTTTTAAGAAGCACGATGTGGCTTGCAGCGGTCTTCGCGGCTGCAGCCATCTTCGGTTGTGCGGAAGTCCAGACCGAGTGGGATAAGTTTCAGAGAGGGACACCTGTAAGAAAAACGGGATATTTGGGGCAAAAAGATAGGATCACGTTCTCCCCGCCCCTTATTCAGCCCGGCACCGTCGCCCGGGGGGAAAAGCTCTCATATCAGATATCCTATACCCTTCACTCGCCGGACGAAAGCAAAGAGTTTCTCGTAGTCGAAGAGATTACCCTTTCGGGTTCGCACCTGCACATGGAGTTGTCCCGGAAGATCGTGAAGAAGCGCCAGGGGAATCATGTCATGAAGATTGAATTTAACCTGCCCCCGGACCTCTGGCCCGGCCCCTACGAGATCATGAGCACTGTGAGGATCGGGGAGCTGGAGAAACAGCAGTCGGGCCGTTTTACATTGGAACAGAGAGAAATGCCTTTAAGAGAACAGTAGGAGGGGGTTGTGCCCTGCGCAGAGTGTGGCGGCGAAAACGGACAGGACTACCAATTCTGCATTCATTGCGGAATCCCGCTGCGGGCAGCGTCTCCGGACCCAAGGGTTCAGCGAAAGCCGCTCACCCCTGTTCCAGGGTCCGTGGAACGGGAGCACGTAATCGCTCTAATCTCGGTTGCGGCGACCGCTGCATTCTTTGCCGTGGTCTTTCTTATAACCGGTAGAGATGTCCGGACTATTCCCGGGTTACTACTTTTTTTCCTCCCCCTCATTCTGGGAGAGCTTGTATTTTTGCTCAAAGCCGGGAAGCCCGTGTCACGGATAAAGAAATTCCATGCCTGGCTTACAGGGAAGAAGAAGGCGACCCACGCCTGTAGAAGACGCCTTCTCCACAGGTGGTTCTTGAGGCCCCTTCTCTTCTGCCCGGCAAAGATCATGCAGTGGACGGAAGGCATAGAAGACCCCTTCCTTCGCGCCGGCGTGACGATCAGTGCTTCGCTCTACGCCATCGGCTCTCTGACCCACTTCACCGTAAGCATCATCATCGCCATTGCATTCCGTTAATGAAGATGGCGATGCCCGGAGTGTCCGGAGCCTCCGATCGCCGCCAGCGGTATCTGCAGCGAGTCGACTTGACAACCTGGAGATCGGTACAATAGAATGACCTGCAATGTGCTCAATCCTTCCAGATACTTCACGCTTTCCTGACCGCTTTCGCGTGAAATGCGGCAGAGCCCCATGAGACCGACCATTCTTGCGCGCATGGTCATCGGGTATCTCGCCGTCTTCATTCCGGTTGCGGCGTTGAGCCTGTACGCTTTTTCGCACCTTACCCTTTTCCGCAGCGCCACTGACGAAATCCTCCGAATAGACCATCGGATCAGGGACCTTGGCGAGATTCTGTCGGATTCCGTACTTGCCCAGACACGGTATGAAAAGAAGTACGTCATTACCCGGGACAAAGAGCTTCATGACCGGTTTGTGCTCCTCGAAAAGGAAGTGAGCACGTGGATCGATGAGGGGATATCCATAGCGGATACACCACGGAAGAAGGAAGCCCTGATCAGGATAAAAGATTACTACCACGGGTACAAGACCGCATTCTACGAAGAAGCGGCGAGCGCCGGGAAGAGAGGGCCTTATCCTCGGGCGACGGGCAAAGAGAAGAAAGGATTGGCGATTGACGGGATCTTGGGGGAGCTCAGAAACCTGAAACGCTTCACGGAGCAGGATACCAGGGAGAGAATGAAACTGCTCGGCGAGTCCGGGGCGAGAGTCAACAAAATCGCCCTGGTGATGGGTGGGCTGTGTATCCTCTCCGGGATCGCGATCTCCGTGCTGATTACCCGGAGCATCACCAGACCCCTTTCCTGCATGAGAGAAAAAACGAGACAGGTTGCCGGAGGGGATTTCGGTCCCCCTCTCAACCTGTCGTCTCCCCCTGAGATGAGAGAGCTGGCGGAGGATTTTAACCTTATGTGCAACAAGCTATACGAAACGGACAAGATTAAGAACGACTTCTTCTCCCTCATGGCTCACGAGCTGCGTATGCCGCTCGCTTCCATTAAGGAGGGGACCAGCCTTCTGCTTAAGGGCATAGGGGAGGAATTTCGGGAGAAAAGAAGGGAAGTGCTCACCATCATCGCGGAGGAGAGCAACCATCTGATCGATCTGGTCAATTCCCTGCTGGACCTGTCGAGAATGGAGGCCGGGATGATGACCCTGGACCTGCAGCCGGCGGAAATGGAACCCTTGGTCCGCAAAGCTGCGTCAGCCCTGGAGCCTCTGGCCATGGGGAAGAACGTGGACATTCACATAGGGATGCCCGCGGATTTGCCCCGTATTACGGTGGACATCAAGAGAATCGGGCAGGTCCTTCGAAACCTCATCGGCAATGCGGTGAAATTTACGCCGGTGGGAGGGAATATCACGGTCTCGGCTCAATCCGTAGAAGGAGGCCTGATGGTCTCGGTGGCCGACACGGGTCCCGGCATAGCCGAAGAAGACTTGAGCACCATATTCGATAAATTTCAACAGGCTGCCGTGACGAAGTATAATAAGATCAAGGGGACAGGGATGGGCTTAGCCATTGTCAAACATATCATAAACGCTCATGGAGGTAAGGTTTGGGCAGAGAGCGAATCAGGGCGCGGGAGTACCTTTATTTTCTTGTTGCCTGCATAATCTTCTTATCTCCCGCCGGTTGCACCACCCTGAAAGAGATCGGGGCCAGGAGGACGGCAGATCATTATCTTGCCGCGGCAGAGAGGCTCCTGGAGCAGGGAGATTATGAGGGAGCGATAAAAGAAGACCAGAAGGCTTTGTCCTTGTCTCCCACTGCCCCTCCCGGAGATCAGGCAATGTTTCATGAGGGGCTCGTGTATGCCCATTACGGGTATCGCAGGAAAGACAACCAGAAATCGATCGACTGCTTCAGAAGGCTGACGAAGGTTTTTCCCGAGAGTCCCCTTGCCGGACAGGCCAGGATATGGATAGGAATACTCCAGGAGAACGAGAGAGTGAAGAGGGATAATCAGGAGCTGGCGAGGGCCATCCGGAAATCGAAGCAGGTGGACATAGAAGTGGACGAAAAGAAGAGGGAGTTTTCAAGGTGACCGCCCGGTCCTTCAAAAGAATATTGGTGGTCGATGATGACGGCAATTTCCTCAAGCTCATCAGGATGAGGCTCGAGCTGGCAGGCTATGAGGTGGCCTGCGCGCTCGACGAAGACGAAGGGGTACGCCTGGCGAGGGTTGAGACCTTCGATGTCTCCATAGTTGACCTCAAGCTCGTCCATAGTGACGGCATCTCTCTGATGGAGAAGCTGCACGCGATCAATCCTTACGTTCCCATTATCATTCTTACCGCCCACGGCAGCGTAGAAAGCGCGGTAGAGGCTATAAAGAAGGGGGCCTTCAACTTCCTCAACAAGCCTTTCGACCCCGAGGAGCTGCTCCTGCAGATAGAAAAGGCAATGGAAAACCGGAGGCTCATCTCAGACGTGAGGAGGCTCGAAGGGCTTCTGAAAGAGAAATATGATTTCAAGAACCTCGTCGCACGAAGCGAAAAGATGCAGAGGGTCCTGGACCTGGTATCCCGTATCGCGGGAACCGACTCGACCGTCTATATCTCGGGAGAGAGCGGCACCGGCAAGGAAGTGATCGCAAAGGCGATCCACCTTGCCAGCGAAAGAAGAGACAAGCCCTTCGTGGCGGTGAATTGCGCCGCCATCCCGGAAGCGCTCATGGAAAGCGAGCTTTTCGGTTATGAAAAAGGGGCGTTCACGGACGCCAGGAAGAGCTATGATGGGCTATTCGCCCGGTCCCATGAGGGAACCTTCTTTCTCGACGAGATCGGGGACATGCCCCTCTCTTTGCAGGCAAAGCTCCTGAGGGCACTCCAGGAGAAGCAATTCTATCCCCTGGGCAGCGCCAAATCGGTGGAAGTCGATGTGCGGGTGATCGTGGCTACCAACAAGGACCTGGAGGTGGAAATAAAAAACGGCTTCTTCCGTGAGGACCTTTTCTACAGGATTCACGTCGTGCCTATCGAGCTTCCTCCCTTGAGGGAAAGAAAAGAAGACGTGCCCCTTCTGGCGGAGCATTTTTTGAAAGAAACAAGTCGGAGGATGAAAAAGGACATAAAAGGCATCTCCATTACGGCCATGCAGAGGCTCATGCTCTATGACTGGCCGGGAAACGTGCGGGAGCTGGAGAACACCATCGAGTGCGCGGTAGCTCTGACGCGAGACGACGTTATCGGTGAAGAGATAGTCCTCCCCGCAAAAGTTCTGGGCCGGGAGCCGCTGAAACCTCTCAAAGAGGCGGTGGATGAATTCAAGAAAGGATACGTCGTGCGGCTCCTTCAATTGACTAAAGGCAATGTGACCAAGGCAGCGGACCTGGCAGGCAAATACAGGGCCGATTTTCACAATCTTATCAAGAAACACAAGCTCAAGCCGAAAGATTTCATGGAATCCGATAAAAAGAAATAAAACCGCTCCCCTCTTAAGCTTCCCGGATGGGCCACCGAGGTTCCGCAAAGAAATTATCTCCTGTATGAAAAGCCATATAGAAGGACCTCTTTAGCGGAGCGGGGCTCCATTCGATTGATCTTTCCCTTCCTTTAATATCAGATCATTAGCGCGAGAGATGCGCTTCTGGCACATGATTTGCGTCCTCACTTCGAGAGATTACGCAAGGAGGAAATTATGGATCGTCTTAACAGCAGAACACCCCTGAATGAACAAATTGAAGGGCTCCGGCGAATCGTAGCGGATTTAAACATCTATTTCGAAAGAGTCATGAAAGGGTTGGAGGAATTCAAGAAGGCAGGTCCCGGTGAAACGACGGACCAGGACTACATCGCGGAGTATGTGCGGAGGATGCTCACCGACGCCGGGACGGAGGGACGCTCGGAAAACCCCCCTCACGGGAGTGGCCGGACGGAGGCCGTGCATCTCGAACCCCTCAATGCCAACCGCCTGATCGAGGATGTGGTGCCGGTCCTGCAGAGGATCGTAAGAAGAAGGGCAAGGCTCCGGGTCGAATCGGCGGACCGGGAATTGCGGATCATGGTAAACCGGGAGAAGATGAGTCAGGTCATCGCAAGTATCGTGGCATACGGGACGGAGATCATAAAGAAGGGGGGCACCATAACGATTCTGGCCAAATTGTTGCCTCTGAAAAGCGATGTTCCGGGTAAAGGCGGATGCGCCCTTCTCTCCGTCACGTCGAACGATGTTGCGGCCGGCGGACCGAGCCCGGAATCGAAACGCAGGACCATATCCAAAGAGAGCGCCCGCCGCGCGTTTGCCGCCATTCGCTCGATTATAGTAGCCCATAATGGCTCGATTTCAGTGACGAGACTGCCGGGTAAGGCACAATTCAATATCTATTTGCCTATCCTCCGCGGGGTGTAGGCCGTGGGTATTGAGCCGGTTCAAGGAGAATAGGAAGATACGGAGGATTTCGAAAGGGGACGGCCGACCACGATTCTCCGACTGGAGACAGTGTGAGCAGGGCAGCCGGGACCCGCAGGAAAGAAACGGGCCCACTTGCACGGGCTCCTCAAGAAGGTTGGCTTTCGACCGAGCGCGCCCCAACAAGAAAGGGTGTATGGCTTTTCATACGACGTTAATTCGATGTGCCTTCAAAGACATACCTTCCCGGCTGCTTCGTTCGAAACACCAGATGTAGGTAAATCCATACACCTTGGAGAGGGTCTCTTTCCTGTAACCTTATCATTACGGTAAGTTAGGATGTCGGCACGGTTTTTGTACCTACCCGGACAAGTCTGCCGGGAAGGAGGTGTGAGTCGACAGGGTTTAAAGTTTCATGGCACTGATGGTGCAGTCCTGATGGAGACCGGGTGTGCCCATATGTCCAACTCTCAGCAGCGTGCGCTAAGCGGTGGGGCTATCGGGGCAGACTTCGGGGCGGTGTTGACCGGCCTCGCGGGCGGGCCCCGTCTCCTCGGGACTGCACTCGGGGCCGGACTCGGAACCTTGGGCTTACTTGATCTACGATGACGCGAAGGAAAGGCGTGAACGACCGGCTGACCTTAGAGAAATGAACTGTGTGTGAAAAACTGAAAGGAGGTATGCAATGAAAACAATCAGAAGAACACTTATCGTCGCAGTTGCACTCGTTATTATCAGCGGGAGCTTCGCATGTGCGTCCGCCCGGGAATGGGTGTGGGACGACCCCTATTTGGTCGCCACAAATGTTACGCGTATCGTCGCGGGAGATGAATTGTACGGAATCGATCAGGCGGGAAATATTTCCCCTCTCCCTTTATCACTCGCTGAACCGGGTGTAGCCGCTACCGCCGGACCGGTGTCGCAAGTCCTCGACATCGGCGTCGGGCCGGGGGATACCGTGTTTGCAGTCATGGGTGGCCTGGTCGCGACCTGGAGCGCGCCATCGGTCTTCACTGCCCTCGTCCAGCAGCCGAAGGTCCCCGAATCTCCGGGCTCCTATAAACAGATCGCCGTAGGAAGCAACGGATATATCTACGTCCTGTTCCAGAAACAGACGGGCGCACAGTGCATTCTTAGAGGGCGGGAGTTGAGCGAGGAGTTGACGGTCCGTTTTGAGCCGAGAACCCTTGACCTCAATAGCAGAGGGAATTGGATACTCTGCAAGCTGAGACTCCCGGACGGCTATTCGGAAAAGGATATCGACCCCGATTCCGTTGAGATCACGAGGATCCAGGCGCCGGTCCCCGGGGGCGCTCCCATAGATATCAGCGTGAGTATACTCCGTGCACCGGATTCCCGAGCGCGCGCGAGCACCAGGCAACTTGACCTGCGATTCCTGCGCTACGACAAGGGAAACCCCGACAATCCCCAGTCGCTCAATGCGGTGCTTACAGGCATTCTTCCCGCCCCCGCCTTAAAAAAGATCACCTATCCGGTGACGGCAACCGTCCTTCTCCAACTGAAGACAACAGGCGAGTGGTTTGAGGGGACCGGCACTCTCAATGTGACGGTCCATAAAGCAAAATAACCGGGCACCACAAGAAGAAGGACGGGACCGTATACCCCGTACGGCCCCGTCCTTCTTCAAATGTTCCCGTAGCCGTACCGTTCGCCTTCGTGCACTTATCGGAAAACATTGGGACCTATATAGGGGGCGTTGGTTCGAAGTGAACTTTTTAGAACCGGCTGGCGTATTGCGAGTGGCTGATCTTCCCATTATGTGGTATGTTCACTTTGGACCGAAGTCCCCTATGGCGTCTTTCTTTTGGATAAGGAAGCATCGGCAATATGCACTCTGCCCGTACTTTGCTGGGATGCATCAAGGTATGAATAGGTTATGTTTATGATAGAAGGGAAGGAACTGTTTTACGAGATCGGGCCCATCAGGCCGCCCAGTGAAGCCTACAGCCTCCTGGTGCGATTTACCCGGAACTGCCCCTGGAACAAGTGTACATTCTGTAACCTTTACAAGAAGACGAGATTTCAAAAGAGAACAATTGACGAAATCAAGCAGGACATCGACACAATAAAGAGCATCCATGACCACATCAAGGAAATGTCGGGCGGGAATGGCTGCACTACCCGATCTCTCGCGGAAGAGATATGCATGAACCCCTCCTTCAATGAATGCTACAAAAGCGTTGCCGTCTGGATGTATTTCGGCGGAAAGAACGTCTTTATTCAGGACGCCCATTCCCTTGCCATGAATCCGGAGGCCTTTCTGGAATGTCTCACATACCTGAAGGAGACATTTCCCGGCATCGAGCGGATAACCTGCTACGCCCGGGCACGGACCATCGCGGAGAGGTTGTCCGTTGAAGACCTCATAAAAATGAGGAGTGACGGGCTTACAAGGCTGCACGTCGGCTTTGAATCAGGAAGCGACAGGGTGCTCGCCT from Syntrophorhabdaceae bacterium harbors:
- a CDS encoding sigma-54 dependent transcriptional regulator, whose product is MTARSFKRILVVDDDGNFLKLIRMRLELAGYEVACALDEDEGVRLARVETFDVSIVDLKLVHSDGISLMEKLHAINPYVPIIILTAHGSVESAVEAIKKGAFNFLNKPFDPEELLLQIEKAMENRRLISDVRRLEGLLKEKYDFKNLVARSEKMQRVLDLVSRIAGTDSTVYISGESGTGKEVIAKAIHLASERRDKPFVAVNCAAIPEALMESELFGYEKGAFTDARKSYDGLFARSHEGTFFLDEIGDMPLSLQAKLLRALQEKQFYPLGSAKSVEVDVRVIVATNKDLEVEIKNGFFREDLFYRIHVVPIELPPLRERKEDVPLLAEHFLKETSRRMKKDIKGISITAMQRLMLYDWPGNVRELENTIECAVALTRDDVIGEEIVLPAKVLGREPLKPLKEAVDEFKKGYVVRLLQLTKGNVTKAADLAGKYRADFHNLIKKHKLKPKDFMESDKKK
- a CDS encoding Spy/CpxP family protein refolding chaperone; amino-acid sequence: MKRIAFPVTHSPIICYAAAVFCIAAALLIASPSISAAKNPAGEAAKLSEVDRAEAAIKDLHSKLKITEAQEGLWSKVSQVMRENAKTMDTLMKARVEKLKTMNAVEDLKSYSEVTDAQAAGLKKFISVFEALYASLAEEQKKSADNLFKAPGQPKAKKK
- a CDS encoding tetratricopeptide repeat protein yields the protein MGRERIRAREYLYFLVACIIFLSPAGCTTLKEIGARRTADHYLAAAERLLEQGDYEGAIKEDQKALSLSPTAPPGDQAMFHEGLVYAHYGYRRKDNQKSIDCFRRLTKVFPESPLAGQARIWIGILQENERVKRDNQELARAIRKSKQVDIEVDEKKREFSR
- a CDS encoding HAMP domain-containing sensor histidine kinase, which produces MRPTILARMVIGYLAVFIPVAALSLYAFSHLTLFRSATDEILRIDHRIRDLGEILSDSVLAQTRYEKKYVITRDKELHDRFVLLEKEVSTWIDEGISIADTPRKKEALIRIKDYYHGYKTAFYEEAASAGKRGPYPRATGKEKKGLAIDGILGELRNLKRFTEQDTRERMKLLGESGARVNKIALVMGGLCILSGIAISVLITRSITRPLSCMREKTRQVAGGDFGPPLNLSSPPEMRELAEDFNLMCNKLYETDKIKNDFFSLMAHELRMPLASIKEGTSLLLKGIGEEFREKRREVLTIIAEESNHLIDLVNSLLDLSRMEAGMMTLDLQPAEMEPLVRKAASALEPLAMGKNVDIHIGMPADLPRITVDIKRIGQVLRNLIGNAVKFTPVGGNITVSAQSVEGGLMVSVADTGPGIAEEDLSTIFDKFQQAAVTKYNKIKGTGMGLAIVKHIINAHGGKVWAESESGRGSTFIFLLPA
- a CDS encoding PAS domain S-box protein, with protein sequence MVILETNPAYEIHSGISPDQIIGRRIKELLPIVEHAWLDRYAELVRTKAPVTFEEYNASLGRWFEVHASSMGGNRFAAIFRDITEHKKMKAIIQEEKDRLSALIGSIQDEVWFADIEKKFTLANPSALREFGLDGSNKIDIAKFAESLEVYRPDGTPRPVNEAPPLRALQGEVVRNQEELVRTPGSGELRRREVSSFPMRDSRDAIIGSVSVVRDITDRKHAEDVLRANEQKLRMFYESGIMGMFSWDMDGRIIDVNDRYLEIIGYTREDFIAEPFKGAEMTPPEYRPLDQRALEELKSIGIGTPYEKEFIRKDGSRVSVLIGAAAVNLDRTQGVAFVLDITTRKQAEEALQKAHDSLELRVQERTAELSHAYETLQNEIMEHKKAEEHLRQAQKMEAIGTFAGGIAHDFNNILAAILGFTEMAAEDSSDRPEVQRSLQHVLRSTLRARELVKQILSFSRKAEHERSHMSVSPVVKETLRLLRAFIPTSIKIIPNIRVTSDTVLASPVEVQQILMNLGANAALAMEKSGDILEIGLSETVFRPDCPDMPQDLVPGEYLELSVRDEGSGMSPNVRERVFEPFFTTREAGKGTGMGLSVVYGIVKGLNGAITIESELGVGSTFRVFLPKIKAEIKDEGVVADGILRGKERILFVDDEEMLVEWGKALLERLGYTVAAATDSREALKTFASIPFQIDLVITDHTMPGMTGIELSKMLLEVRPDIPIILCTGHNNGSSPDIARETGIKEYLLKPLSRQELAQAVRRVLDGNKG